A region from the Fusarium musae strain F31 chromosome 1, whole genome shotgun sequence genome encodes:
- a CDS encoding hypothetical protein (EggNog:ENOG41~MEROPS:MER0215799): MPEHDALVLSYSHLAKLPRANDALQTLKKVASLVKPIMRVRNWKVRELAEFYPEQQNLLGLNINRGAKICLRLRHAGDKNQFMPIESVVDTMLHELSHIVHGPHDAKFHALWDQLRDEHEGLVLKGYTGEGFLSEGRRLGGSRIPPLEARRVAREAAEKRRARPGTGSGKRLGGSAPRPGEDIRRVIADAAERRSRILKGCGTDNLSETQIRNISDNATKNGFRIQAEEDEANDAAIAQALWELVQEDKSVEYGNSYIAPTADNPTGNGGGSVIPHRGPGASSERPREPPGWTCSTCTLHNPANYLCCDACGMERSEMSPRTQQVKNNRRSRSPVSQPAVIDLTTSSPPRDRQKPATTSRNSRPRVTSQEAASSEPQPQMWECSFCGTVMEKKWWTCSTCGKIKDNSR, encoded by the exons atgcccGAACACGATGCGCTCGTGTTATCGTATAGCCACTTGGCCAAGCTTCCCAGAGCCAACGATGCTTTGCAGACCTTGAAGAAAGTAGCTTCTCTTGTGAAGCCTATAATGCGAGTTCGCAACTGGAAAGTCCGAGAGTTGGCCGAGTTTTATCCTGAACAACAGAATCTGTTAG GTCTCAATATCAACCGAGGAGCCAAGATATGTCTTCGTTTGCGACATGCTGGAGATAAGAACCAGTTTATGCCCATCGAAAGCGTTGTTGATACAATGCTACACGAGTTGTCACACATAGTCCATGGCCCTCACGATGCCAAGTTTCATGCTCTCTGGGATCAACTCAGAGATGAGCACGAGGGTCTGGTTCTTAAAGGCTACACTGGAGAAGGCTTCCTTTCAGAGGGACGGCGTCTCGGAGGCTCAAGAATACCACCTCTCGAAGCTCGTCGAGTAGCACGAGAGGCTGCAGAGAAGCGACGAGCTCGCCCCGGTACTGGATCAGGCAAACGTCTAGGGGGCTCTGCTCCTCGGCCAGGTGAAGATATTCGGAGAGTTATTGCGGATGCTGCCGAGCGGCGGAGCAGGATCCTCAAGGGATGTGGCACAGATAACCTCAGCGAAACTCAAATTCGCAACATTTCAGACAATGCCACAAAGAACGGTTTTCGAATACAggccgaagaagacgaggctAACGATGCAGCCATAGCTCAAGCCCTGTGGGAACTAGTACAGGAAGACAAATCTGTCGAATACGGCAATTCATACATCGCTCCCACGGCAGACAATCCAACTGGAAATGGGGGCGGATCAGTAATCCCGCATAGGGGACCTGGTGCTAGTTCGGAGAGGCCTAGAGAGCCTCCAGGTTGGACATGCAGCACTTGTACTCTGCACAATCCTGCCAACTATCTCTGTTGTGACGCTTGTGGGATGGAGCGGTCCGAGATGAGTCCAAGGACACAACAGGTTAAGAACAACCGCCGATCCAGATCGCCAGTATCGCAACCTGCTGTTATTGACTTGACGACTTCGAGTCCGCCACGAGATCGGCAGAAGCCCGCTACAACATCGCGGAattcaagaccaagagtcACAAGTCAAGAAGCTGCATCGTCGGAACCACAGCCGCAGATGTGGGAATGTAGTTTTTGTGGGACGGTGATGGAAAAGAAGTGGTGGACTTGTTCGACATGTGGGAAAATCAAGGACAATTCACGATAG
- a CDS encoding hypothetical protein (EggNog:ENOG41): MSPPDPEQTRESSQTRAIRPAAAVHDTGFPLACSESHQNQIQAPVPTSLDNARQRATFDLVNDIKGHDATPRPFAGGRFLRDLGDASRSPSQSPFRLAMPSISPAQLAFSAMQYLPVPTLVLNNLKTVVLANEAMGRMLGLITEDSDEEDTLPTIESLRGQTLSQVGVDILQDGQPVWATWEAFLDSQVDEMGVRFAARDPRRPSQSAGDETPTASTMPFPERAPSPPARKTQDSIVEVVITRKNGNKAAFDGRYNPKESDCQVYAKMIITIWELEDRQTFFTLTFTSTESPSSTLHSTKRPIARPSILEAAERKSIAHSNPSSVASSRDSNSPSFHSPGIVTMSSSPFPPMGPPSFATHSSTPSLLQKMLLMKDALLNNTQMPILAMWKDGSVTFPNTAARKLFEKEAPLDTSLNGFDLLRYWHIYTEDFSERFAVEDMPICKLLKTEKPFSGFRVGMYDENRNKRIYDVLGEAIRDDSTGEFLAGVVTGRDVTVMTEEITQIKERDEERFKLICDTMPQLVWTAMPDGMVDFWNTRFYTYTGLTPENSLGKSWVNAFHPDDLPEAHRRWQHSLDTGDSYVTEYRCQSKDGNWRWYLGRALPQRNKETGKVEKWFGTCTDVHESIQTKMSAKRTRQQLLSVIAHSHVTIFTVDPNRRVTMLEGALIWNNTHEENHDGTRWFIGENMYTVFNRLTAQLADGERPEFLEPIELLLDGKATEDLKEHGIDDRWYRTRFLPMFGKRPQEGDATSDTYIEGVIGVIMDVTELKVREEALEKQSKEKRRAMANEAAAKEANRLKSQFLANMSHEIRTPITGVLGMAELLSGMQLDAEQQEYVENIQSSATSLLTVINDILDFSKVESGRLDIEEVQFSLSHIVKEVGRMLQFAVERKNLDFQSDIGDGIENDLVVIGDPGRVRQILTNLLTNSIKFTNQGYVRFSVTAEKETSESIEVRFTVEDSGIGIQDDVRKKLFQPFSQGDASTARRFGGTGLGLTICKNLLDLMHGRISLESNVGVGTRATFWIPFNKPSGPAEAGLANAGAIPDRLQSELSLSCNSSEYDQIVGTPPPFDGTQANNTGSRRTRFGISSTSSPDQELPASERAKIHVLVVEDNPINQKIATKTIGKLGFQVTAAWNGKEALEYLAGVHKGIKQKPDIILMDVQMPIIDGYKCTHLLRHHMPYKPLVEDVPIVAMTASAIQGDREKCTKAGMDDYLAKPVRGVILEKMLLRWCHARRRTSATPDPTASDCSEMSEHCDNADIPNIGIDDNDIPQTSEDINGSPITPRPLTTNGYQNEPSPFDSTGLAVQVRRPEGETEWSNRLQETKLIDAAGGSSSYRRNSYHELQTGDSLTEENVNKLKSENQSTTRR; this comes from the exons ATGAGCCCTCCCGATCCCGAACAAACTCGTGAGAGCAGCCAAACTCGAGCTATTAGGCCCGCAGCAGCTGTGCACGACACCGGCTTTCCCTTGGCTTGCTCTGAATCACATCAAAATCAGATCCAAGCTCCTGTTCCGACCTCACTTGACAATGCGCGACAGAGAGCCACTTTCGACTTGGTGAATGATATCAAGGGCCATGATGCCACCCCACGACCATTTGCCGGGGGACGTTTCCTCAGGGATCTGGGAGATGCTTCGCGCTCACCTTCGCAAAGCCCTTTTCGCCTAGCCATGCCTAGTATATCTCCTGCCCAGCTTGCATTCTCTGCCATGCAGTACTTGCCGGTACCAACTCTCGttcttaataatcttaagaCAGTCGTCCTGGCCAACGAAGCAATGGGCAGAATGCTAGGACTCATTACGGAAGATtcggatgaagaggataCTCTGCCGACTATCGAAAGCCTTCGCGGCCAGACCTTGTCTcaagttggtgttgatatcCTCCAGGATGGACAGCCTGTGTGGGCAACGTGGGAGGCTTTCCTCGATTCTCAGGTGGATGAAATGGGCGTTCGATTCGCAGCAAGGGATCCACGACGACCATCACAGTCCGCCGGTGATGAGACGCCAACCGCAAGCACAATGCCTTTCCCCGAGAGGGCACCAAGCCCACCTGCGCGTAAAACACAGGACTCCATCGTGGAAGTTGTAATCACCCGCAAAAATGGCAACAAGGCAGCGTTTGATGGCCGCTATAATCCTAAAGAATCGGATTGTCAAGTATATGCTAAGATGATTATTACAATATGGGAACTTGAAGATCGTCAGACGTTCTTCACACTCACTTTTACCAGCACGGAATCCCCGTCATCCACTCTTCACAGCACGAAACGACCCATTGCGAGACCGAGTATCCTCGAGGCAGCCGAGCGCAAATCCATTGCTCACTCAAACCCGTCGTCGGTTGCGTCAAGTCGAGATTCGAATTCACCATCATTTCACAGCCCAGGAATTGTCACCATGTCATCTAGCCCTTTCCCACCGATGGGCCCCCCTTCTTTCGCAACCCATTCAAGTACGCCTTCTCTTCTGCAgaagatgctgttgatgaaagACGCACTGCTCAACAATACCCAAATGCCCATTTTAGCAATGTGGAAAGATGGCAGTGTTACTTTTCCCAACACGGCTGCTCGGAAACTCTTTGAGAAAGAAGCCCCGCTCGATACATCTCTTAATGGCTTTGATCTCCTGCGGTATTGGCACATTTACACTGAGGACTTCTCGGAGCGCTTTGCGGTCGAGGATATGCCTATTTGCAAGCTGCTCAAGACAGAGAAGCCCTTTAGCGGATTCCGTGTTGGCATGTATGATGAAAACAGAAATAAGCGGATTTACGATGTCCTTGGTGAGGCTATTCGGGACGATTCTACTGGCGAGTTTCTCGCTGGTGTAGTTACTGGACGGGATGTTACTGTCATGACAGAAGAGATCACACAAATAAAAGAGCGGGATGAAGAGCGTTTCAAGCTAATTTGCGACACAATGCCTCAACTGGTATGGACGGCAATGCCTGATGGCATGGTCGACTTCTGGAACACTCGATTTTACACTTACACCGGGCTCACTCCAGAGAATAGCCTCGGCAAGTCATGGGTAAACGCTTTCCACCCCGATGATCTTCCTGAAGCACACCGGAGATGGCAACACTCACTTGATACAGGCGATAGTTACGTGACGGAATACCGGTGTCAAAGTAAAGATGGTAACTGGCGTTGGTATCTCGGCCGGGCACTGCCTCAGCGTAACAAAGAGACCGGGAAAGTCGAGAAGTGGTTTG GAACCTGTACCGATGTCCACGAAAGTATCCAAACCAAAATGAGCGCGAAACGGACACGACAACAACTCCTTAGCGTCATTGCCCACTCTCACGTTACCATTTTCACCGTTGACCCCAATCGAAGGGTCACAATGCTCGAAGGCGCATTGATCTGGAACAACACTCACGAAGAGAACCATGATGGAACGAGGTGGTTCATTGGAGAGAATATGTATACTGTATTCAATCGCTTGACAGCGCAACTAGCAGACGGAGAACGTCCTGAATTCCTTGAACCCATAGAGCTGCTGCTCGATGGAAAAGCTACCGAAGACCTCAAGGAACACGGCATCG ACGACCGTTGGTACCGAACTCGTTTCCTTCCCATGTTTGGCAAAAGGCCACAAGAAGGAGATGCCACGAGCGACACGTATATCGAAGGGGTCATTGGCGTGATCATGGACGTTACCGAACTGAAAGTCCGCGAGGAAGCCCTGGAGAAACAGTCCAAAGAAAAGCGAAGGGCGATGGCCAATGAAGCAGCTGCCAAGGAGGCCAATAGACTAAAGAGTCAATTTCTCGCCAATATGTCTCACGAAATCCGAACGCCCATCACTGGTGTGTTAGGGATGGCCGAATTACTTAGCGGAATGCAATTGGATGCAGAGCAACAAGAATACGTTGAAAACATTCAGAGCTCGGCAACATCTCTGTTAACCGTTATCAATGACATTCTAGACTTCTCGAAGGTCGAGTCTGGGCGGTTGGATATCGAAGAGGTACAATTTTCCTTATCCCATATCGTCAAGGAAGTGGGGAGAATGCTTCAGTTTGCTGTTGAACGAAAGAACCTTGACTTTCAATCAGATATTGGAGATGGCATCGAAAACGATTTGGTGGTCATTGGCGACCCTGGACGTGTGCGACAGATCCTGACCAATCTTCTTACCAACAGCATTAAATTCACGAATCAAGGATACGTCAGATTTTCAGTCACGGCAGAGAAAGAGACCTCGGAGTCTATCGAGGTGCGATTTACGGTTGAAGATTCGGGCATTGGAATTCAGGACGATGTTCGCAAGAAGCTTTTCCAGCCATTTAGCCAAGGCGATGCCTCAACTGCCCGACGATTTGGTGGTACTGGACTGGGTTTGACAATCTGCAAGAACTTACTTGACCTGATGCACGGCCGTATCTCACTCGAATCGAATGTCGGCGTTGGAACTCGAGCAACCTTCTGGATTCCTTTCAATAAACCAAGCGGCCCGGCTGAGGCTGGCCTCGCTAATGCTGGTGCCATCCCTGACCGGCTGCAGTCTGAACTTAGCTTGTCTTGCAACAGTTCGGAATACGATCAGATTGTTGGCACCCCTCCGCCCTTCGACGGAACACAGGCCAACAATACGGGATCACGTCGGACCCGGTTTGGcatatcatcaacatcaagcccAGACCAAGAACTTCCAGCATCAGAAAGAGCTAAGATACACGTTTTGGTGGTGGAAGATAA TCCTATCAACCAGAAGATTGCTACGAAAACCATTGGCAAACTCGGTTTCCAAGTGACGGCTGCTTGGAACGGCAAGGAAGCACTGGAATATCTTGCTGGTGTTCACAAAGGTATCAAACAGAAGCCAGATATCATTCTCATGGATGTACAGATGCCCATCATTGATGGCTACAAGTGCACTCATCTTCTAAGACATCACATGCCTTACAAGCCTttggttgaagatgtgccGATTGTGGCCATGACGGCATCGGCTATCCAGGGCGATCGTGAAAAATGCACCAAAGCTGGGATGGATGATTATCTTGCCAAGCCAGTCCGGGGTGTtatcttggagaagatgctttTGCGATGGTGTCACGCTCGACGCCGGACATCGGCGACACCAGACCCTACTGCTTCAGATTGCTCAGAGATGAGCGAGCACTGCGACAATGCTGATATCCCGAACATTGGCATCGACGACAATGACATACCGCAGACATCTGAGGACATCAATGGCAGCCCCATCACACCTCGGCCTTTAACCACCAATGGATACCAAAATGAGCCGTCACCCTTTGATTCTACCGGGTTGGCAGTGCAGGTCCGACGACCAGAAGGAGAGACTGAATGGTCTAATAGGCTGCAAGAAACCAAACTCATAGACGCTGCAGGGGGGTCGTCAAGCTACCGGAGGAACTCATACCACGAATTACAGACCGGAGATTCGTTGACCGAGGAGAATGTCAACAAGTTGAAGAGCGAGAATCAGTCGACGACACGTCGATAA
- the URE1 gene encoding Urease (MEROPS:MER0004801): MHLVPKEIDKLVISQLGLLAQRRLARGVKLNHSEAVALIANNLHELIRDGNHTVSDLMALGATMLGRRHVLPSVCTTLHEIQVEGTFPSGTYLVTVHNPISSDDGDLRRALYGSFLPVPDNSVFPMAATEEYQLDKQPGAVVPVKTKKITLNEGRKRIRLQVTSTGDRPIQVGSHYHFIETNPQLEFDRIRAYGYRLDIPAGTSVRFEPGDTKTVTLVEIGGNRVIRGGNNLASGVVDLSRADEIVARLQEAGYAHKPDPAGDMAHIDVFQMDHASYATMFGPTTGDLVRLGSTDLWIKVERDETVYGDECKFGGGKTLREGMGQATGRHDAETLDLVVTNALIVDWTGIYKADIGVKEGMIVGIGKAGNPDVMDGVTEGMVVGSCTDVVAGEGKIVTAGAIDTHIHFICPQQVPEALASGVTTMLGGGTGPSAGTNATTCTPGAHYMRQMLQACDQLPINIGITGKGNDSSPEGLRDQVNAGACGLKLHEDWGCTPAAIDACLSVCDEFDIQCLIHTDTLNESGFVESTIAAFKNRTIHTYHTEGAGGGHAPDIISVVEHQNVLPSSTNPTRPFTRNTLDEHLDMLMVCHHLSKNIPEDVAFAESRIRAETIAAEDVLHDKGAISMMSSDSQAMGRCGEVVLRTWNTAHKNKVQRGWLPEDEGTGADNARVKRYVSKYTINPAIAQGFGHVIGSIEVGKFADLVLWDPAWFGTKPSHVLKGGHIAYAQMGDPNASIPTVQPIIARPMFSPHCASTSILFVSSASIETGAIASYGLRSRIEAVKGCRNIGKSDMRHNDLRPKMRVDPESYTVEADGEVCVAAPAETLPLTQQFYVY, encoded by the exons ATGCATCTGGTACCCAAAGAG ATCGACAAACTAGTCATCTCGCAGTTGGGATTGCTTGCTCAGAGACGATTGGCGAGAGGAGTCAAGCTGAACCATTCTGAAGCTGTG GCCCTCATCGCCAATAACCTGCATGAGCTCATCAGAGATGGAAATCACACTGTCTCTGACCTGATGGCCCTAGGCGCCACGATGCTAGGTCGTCGTCACGTCTTGCCCTCAGTCTGCACGACTCTTCATGAGATTCAGGTCGAAGGTACCTTTCCATCAGGAACATACCTCGTCACAGTCCATAATCCCATCAGCTCAGACGATGGAGATTTGAGGAGAGCTCTATACGGAAGCTTTCTCCCTGTGCCAGACAACAGTGTCTTTCCTATGGCGGCGACTGAAGAGTATCAACTCGATAAGCAGCCTGGTGCTGTTGTTcctgtcaagaccaagaaaaTTACCCTCAAtgagggaagaaagagaattCGCCTTCAGGTAACGAGTACAGGTGATAGGCCTATTCAAGTTGGATCTCATTATCATTTCATCGAGACCAACCCGCAGCTTGAGTTCGACCGTATTCGTGCTTATGGCTATCGACTTGATATTCCCGCTGGAACGTCAGTACGATTCGAGCCCGGAGATACCAAGACTGTTACCCTCGTTGAGATCGGAGGCAACCGTGTTATCCGCGGTGGTAACAATCTTGCGTCTGGAGTTGTTGACCTCTCACGCGCCGACGAAATCGTCGCTCGATTACAAGAAGCTGGATATGCCCACAAGCCAGACCCTGCCGGCGACATGGCTCATATTGATGTTTTTCAGATGGATCATGCGTCATATGCGACTATGTTTGGCCCTACCACTGGAGACCTCGTTCGACTCGGCAGCACAGATCTCTGGATCAAGGTTGAGCGCGACGAAACTGTCTACGGTGATGAGTGTAAATTCGGTGGTGGTAAGACACTGCGTGAGGGAATGGGCCAAGCAACTGGACGACATGATGCCGAAACCCTCGATCTTGTGGTGACTAATGCTCTCATCGTGGACTGGACGGGTATCTATAAGGCAGATATCGGAGTCAAAGAGGGCATGATCGTTGGCATCGGCAAAGCAGGCAACCCAGACGTTATGGACGGCGTAACAGAGGGCATGGTCGTCGGAAGCTGCACGGATGTCGTAGCAGGTGAAGGAAAGATTGTGACCGCGGGCGCTATCGACACGCATATTCACTTCATCTGCCCTCAGCAAGTACCCGAAGCTCTTGCATCTGGTGTAACCACCATGCTTGGCGGTGGTACCGGCCCAAG TGCTGGAACGAACGCAACTACTTGTACGCCTGGTGCTCATTACATGCGTCAAATGTTGCAGGCGTGCGATCAGCTTCCTATCAATATTGGTATTACTGGCAAAGGTAATGATAGTTCTCCTGAGGGTCTGCGCGATCAGGTCAATGCTGGTGCTTGTGGCCTCAAGCTTCATGAGGACTGGGGTTGCACTCCTGCTGCTATTGACGCTTGTCTCAGTGTCTGTGATGAATTCGATATTCAATGTCTTATTCACACTGACACGCTTAACGAGTCTGGCTTTGTCGAATCTACGATCGCTGCTTTCAAGAACCGCACAATTCATACTTATCACACAGAGGGTGCAGGAGGTGGCCATGCTCCGGATATCATCTCCGTGGTAGAGCATCAAAATGTTCTGCCATCATCGACCAACCCTACAAGACCATTCACACGCAATACTCTCGATGAGCATCTCGATATGCTTATGGTCTGTCATCACTTGTCCAAGAATATCCCAGAGGATGTAGCCTTCGCGGAGAGCCGTATTCGTGCTGAAACCattgctgctgaggatgtATTACACGACAAAGGCGCTATTAGCATGATGAGCTCTGACTCGCAGGCTATGGGCCGTTGCGGAGAGGTCGTTTTAAGAACATGGAATACTGCGCATAAAAATAAAGTGCAGAGGGGTTGGTTGCCGGAGGATGAGGGCACAGGGGCTGATAATGCGCGTGTAAAACGCTATGTCAGcaagtatactattaaccCAGCTATTGCTCAGGGCTTTGGACATGTCATTGGAAGCATTGAGGTTGGAAAGTTTGctgatcttgttctttgGGATCCTGCGTGGTTTGGCACCAAGCCCAGTCATGTCCTCAAGGGCGGGCATATCGCATATGCTCAGATG GGTGATCCCAACGCTTCCATACCAACAGTTCAGCCCATCATTGCTCGTCCGATGTTCTCGCCACACTGCGCCTCTACGAGCATTCTCTTCGTCTCCTCAGCGTCCATCGAGACAGGAGCTATCGCTTCATATGGTCTACGCAGTCGCATTGAGGCAGTAAAGGGTTGCAGAAATATAGGCAAGAGTGATATGCGCCACAACGATCTACGGCCCAAGATGCGTGTTGATCCAGAGAGTTATAcggttgaggctgatggTGAGGTTTGTGTGGCAGCGCCTGCAGAAACCCTACCACTTACACAACAATTCTACGTATACTAA
- a CDS encoding hypothetical protein (BUSCO:EOG09261EMF): MPPGASQKGTGKKNSAMPKQSRNTTPAPVATASLPPQEFYDPDYLNTRVILFRNLTYDDIVDQSASNATIPDSKSLDGMIERLKSLSNIMEKRSTFYDRGMRHLADERKKRPSEDYSNRDGEQEGKRPKHKRKKPDSLAPQEGNVERSSPMRDSKNRKHDRDPSSPLSPTHAGSPSAMDVDKKAKTEEKEGDEEESSSEDEGAPPRREQPQAMTFGEDPSTFPDPTIYEIRATYPGMPDEERKEIYSVATYPPSDLADLIAGDPPDKDFSNAKPNSQINFSTFSTYVEPFFRPFSEEDLAFLRERGDRVTPFVMPKRGKRHYTEIWAEEDGAMSIDTPQQGRDKLPPNQPRGSIDNMDDDVGETDKLSVGPWLTRLMQTLRPEARVQSADDKPTTNGTTNGDITMNGDADVEDKPVSSDDKPNQQPAAFMPESSTEAWKKASHPKLEYSQVDERIKQELRHIGFLPLDGFEAEYDGHFDDEVAARLRLLQNRLKEQMLINGARKARLTDLVRERMAYQEYQTILEDLDGQVQAAYLKRTRTMGKSKKTKRPGGAGGGSHFVGGAAGTARPGIGDLTKTLMERRKRWIDTIGSVFDDESLRKVPRITDPESSIFKPADMSELMNKEKEQWDEEVEED, from the exons ATGCCTCCAGGGGCGAGTCAGAAGGGGACGGGCAAGAAGAACTCGGCCATGCCAAAGCAGAGCCGCAACACCACGCCTGCTCCAGTCGCGACAGCTAGTCTACCACCACAGGAGTTTTACGATCCTGACTATCTTAACACGAGAGTCATTCTTTTTCGCAATCTTACCTACGATGATATCGTCGACCAATCCGCCTCAAATGCGACCATTCCAGATTCCAAGAGCCTCGATGGCATGATTGAACGACTCAAAAGCTTATCCAATATCATGGAAAAGCGCTCGACGTTTTACGATCGCGGGATGAGGCACTTGGCAGATGAGCGCAAGAAGCGGCCATCCGAAGATTATAGCAATCGCGACGGtgaacaagaaggaaaaCGACCCAAacataaaagaaagaagcccGATTCACTTGCGCCGCAGGAAGGCAATGTCG AACGTTCGTCACCAATGCGAGACTCGAAAAACCGTAAACACGACCGCGATCCAAGTTCGCCCTTGTCGCCTACACATGCTGGCTCGCCATCGGCCATGGATGTtgacaagaaggccaagaccgaagagaaagaaggagacgaagaagagtcaAGCTCTGAAGACGAGGGTGCGCCTCCTCGTCGCGAACAGCCCCAAGCTATGACATTCGGCGAAGATCCTTCCACCTTTCCCGACCCCACCATTTACGAAATTCGAGCGACCTATCCTGGAATGCCCGATGAAGAGCGCAAAGAGATCTACTCAGTTGCAACATATCCGCCATCAGATCTTGCCGACCTTATTGCTGGCGATCCTCCCGACAAGGATTTTAGCAATGCAAAGCCCAACAGTCAGATCAACTTCTCTACGTTCTCGACGTACGTGGAGCCGTTCTTCAGACCATTTTCCGAAGAGGATCTAGCTTTTCTACGAGAACGGGGGGACCGTGTGACACCATTTGTAATGCCGAAGCGTGGCAAGAGACACTATACAGAGATATGGGCTGAGGAGGACGGCGCAATGTCGATCGATACACCACAACAAGGGCGAGATAAACTCCCTCCGAACCAGCCACGAGGAAGCATAGACAATATGGACGACGATGTCGGAGAGACAGACAAGCTTTCAGTAGGCCCCTGGTTGACCCGTTTGATGCAAACTCTTCGGCCTGAGGCCCGCGTGCAATCCGCAGACGACAAGCCTACGACAAACGGAACCACTAATGGAGACATCACCATGAATGGTGACGCAGACGTCGAAGACAAGCCTGTATCCTCTGATGACAAACCGAATCAGCAGCCCGCAGCTTTTATGCCCGAATCGTCAACGGAGGCCTGGAAGAAAGCTTCGCATCCAAAATTAGAATACTCACAGGTTGATGAACGCATCAAGCAGGAACTGCGACATATTGGGTTTCTGCCTCTCGATGGATTCGAAGCAGAGTACGACGGCCATTTTGACGACGAGGTCGCAGCAAGATTAAGACTCTTGCAAAACCGCCTCAAGGAGCAGATGCTGATCAACGGTGCGCGCAAGGCTCGTCTCACGGACCTGGTACGAGAGCGTATGGCGTACCAGGAATATCAGACCAtcctcgaggatctcgacGGCCAAGTACAAGCTGCGTACCTGAAGCGCACACGCACGATgggcaagagcaagaagacaaAGCGTCCCGGAGGTGCAGGTGGCGGCAGTCACTTTGTGGGCGGCGCTGCGGGTACCGCTCGCCCGGGCATTGGCGATCTTACGAAGACGCTGATGGAGCGCCGAAAGCGATGGATTGATACAATAGGATCAGTATTTGATGACGAGAGCCTACGCAAGGTTCCGAGAATTACAGATCCGGAGAGTTCGATTTTCAAGCCGGCAGATATGAGCGAACTgatgaacaaagaaaaggagcAATGGGATGAGGAAGTGGAGGAGGATTAG
- a CDS encoding hypothetical protein (EggNog:ENOG41), which yields MASIARSSLLRQTVMASRLAAVPATRSTFMPMPSIRSQLKGVAAFHNTARRSAILPPGPQRIEGGVNDPAPIPEPNAAHGSYHWTFERLLAAGLVPLTVAPFAAGSLNPTLDAILCSVLLLHSHMGFQQVVIDYIPSRTYPGLRKIFNWLLNIATVLVGVGLYEFETNDVGITEAVRRVWKA from the exons ATGGCCTCAATTGCGCGTTCCTCTCTGCTTAGGCAGACCGTTATGGCTTCTCGATTGGCCGCTGTCCCCGCGACCCGAAGCACTTTCATGCCTATGCCTAGCATCCGATCTCAGCTTAAGGGCGTCGCTGCTTTCCACAACACTGCTCGACGATCTGCTATTCTCCCTCCCGGACCTC AGCGCATCGAGGGTGGTG TCAACGACCCTGCTCCCATCCCCGAGCCCAACGCTGCCCACGGCTCTTACCACTGGACCTTCGAGCGTCTCCTCGCCGCTGGTCTCGTCCCCTTGACCGTCGCTCCCTTCGCCGCTGGATCTCTCAACCCAACTCTCGACGCCATCCTCTGCAGtgttctcctcctccactcccACATGGGCTTCCAGCAGGTCGTCATCGACTACATTCCCTCAAGGACCTACCCCGGCCTCCGAAAGATCTTCAACTGGCTCCTCAACATTGCGACTGTCCTCGTTGGAGTTGGTCTGTACGAGTTCGAGACTAACGATGTTGGTATCACCGAGGCTGTCCGACGAGTGTGGAAGGCATAA